The Bacteroidales bacterium DNA segment ACCCGATAAATTTGAAGAGTTATATAAGAAAATCAGCGAGGAGATAAAATATGCCGTGGCTCCCAAGTCCATAAACCTCTCTGTCAGCGTCACCGAGCTCGTCGAGTTGGCGACAGAAGTGTGGCGCATCGAACAGCGGTTGGCGAAGGTTGCCGATACTCTGCCAGAGAACCAAAGGAAAGGGTTGGAAAATTCCGTGCATAAGTTCAAGCGGTACATCTCGAACTACGACATCGAAATCGTTGACTATACCAATCAGAAATTTAACGACGGCCTGAATCTCGACGTGCTCTCGGTTGAAAAAGACCCGAACGTGACGACGCCCACCGTAAAAGAAACGGTCGAACCCACGATCTTGGTTAAGGGGCAGGTCGTTAAAAAGGCCAAGATCATATTACTAAGCAACTAGGAATAATAATTTTATGAGCAATCATAACATACAAATCGGCATCGACCTGGGAACAACGAATTCCGAAGTTGCCGCAAACAACAAAGGCCACGTAGAAGTGGTAAAAAACATTTTTAATGACGAATACACGCCATCGGTTTTCGGCGTCGATAAATCGAAAAATAAGGTAGTGGGCAAACGAGCATATGAACGCCTCTACAAAGACGCATCGGAAGATGAATTTTCAAACAACAAAGCGGAAGTAAAACGCCTAATGGGTACAGCAGACAAAGTCCACTTCGACCGGCTCGGCGAGGATATGTCGCCAGAAGAAATCTCCGGCGAAATATTAAAAAGTCTCAAAGAGGATGTCCTCCGGAAGTATCCCGGTACACCGACTACCAGCGTGGTCATTACGATACCGGCATACTTCTCAACCCTGCAAGCAGAAGCGACCAAACGTGCAGGCAATGTCGCAGGCTTCAAGCATGTCGTTTTGATACAGGAGCCAATCGCCGCCGCGATCGCCTACGGCTTTATGAACGCCAAAAACGAGAACTGGCTCGTCTATGACTTGGGAGGTGGCACGTTCGACGTGGCGTTAATTTCATCTAAAGACGGGGAGCTCTCCGTGCTTGGACATAATGGTGATAACTTCCTTGGAGGAAAAGACTTCGATTGGGCGGTCGTGGATAAGGTGATAGTCCCAGCGATACTTGAAAAATTCGACATCGAAGACTTTACACGTGGCAGTAAAAAATACCGCAGTATATTCGCCAAGCTGAAATACTACGCAGAGACGGCAAAGATCGCACTCTCCCAATCAGGCGAGACGTCCATCGAGGTTGAGAAGATCGGCGATGATGACAACGGCAAAGAAATATACCTCACGATACCTTTCGCTCGCAAAGACTTCGAGAAGCTGATCAAGCCATTCGTCGATAAGACCATTGAGCTGAGTAAGGAGACGATCAAAGAGGCAGGTGTTAAGCAGTCATCCATCTCAAGAGTAGTTCTTGTTGGTGGACCGACAATGATCCCGTACATAAAAGACCGGCTGGAAAAAGACCTCAAAATAGAGGTTGATACCTCTTCCGATCCGTTGACGGTCGTCGCACGTGGCGCATGCATTTACGCTGTAAGCCAGAAGATTCCAAAAGAATTCCTCGAATCGAAAAAGTCGACTGATTCCTCGATCAAAACTTTGCGCCTCAATTACGAATCGCTTACGTCCGAGACGGAGGAAACCCTGACCGGCGTTGTGGAAGAACTTAAAGACGCAGAGGAGGATTACTTCATACAGGTACAAAGCGAGGGCGGACTCTTTAGTGGAAAGAAAATAAAACTCAAAAACGGTAAGTTTATCGAAACGGTAAACCTCGAGAAAAATAAAACGACTCTCTTTTGGATTTACCTATTCGATGCGGAAGGAAATCCGATCAAGACCGAGCCCGAAGCGTTTTCTATAACGCACGGACTTTCCGTATCCGGAGCACCAATACCTCACTCCATTGGAGTCGGGGTTGTGAAGCGTGGCTTTAGTGGTGCGAGTTTCGCCATGTCCGAAGAGTTCGAAGTAATTTTTGAGAAAAATAGCATCCTCCCTCTCAAAGCAACACGTACTTATAAAACACTCAAACCGCTCGCCAAAGGCGACAAAGAGAATGCACTCCCGATTAAAATCCGCGAGGGTGAATCAACTGTACCGGATCAGAACCAATTCATTTGTGATCTTAAGGTGACAGGAGAAAAGCT contains these protein-coding regions:
- a CDS encoding Hsp70 family protein; translated protein: MSNHNIQIGIDLGTTNSEVAANNKGHVEVVKNIFNDEYTPSVFGVDKSKNKVVGKRAYERLYKDASEDEFSNNKAEVKRLMGTADKVHFDRLGEDMSPEEISGEILKSLKEDVLRKYPGTPTTSVVITIPAYFSTLQAEATKRAGNVAGFKHVVLIQEPIAAAIAYGFMNAKNENWLVYDLGGGTFDVALISSKDGELSVLGHNGDNFLGGKDFDWAVVDKVIVPAILEKFDIEDFTRGSKKYRSIFAKLKYYAETAKIALSQSGETSIEVEKIGDDDNGKEIYLTIPFARKDFEKLIKPFVDKTIELSKETIKEAGVKQSSISRVVLVGGPTMIPYIKDRLEKDLKIEVDTSSDPLTVVARGACIYAVSQKIPKEFLESKKSTDSSIKTLRLNYESLTSETEETLTGVVEELKDAEEDYFIQVQSEGGLFSGKKIKLKNGKFIETVNLEKNKTTLFWIYLFDAEGNPIKTEPEAFSITHGLSVSGAPIPHSIGVGVVKRGFSGASFAMSEEFEVIFEKNSILPLKATRTYKTLKPLAKGDKENALPIKIREGESTVPDQNQFICDLKVTGEKLPYDLPEGTEIALTIEVNESREVKVEAFILSIDLTFSARATIYAENLSVEEMEAQLKEQGDRAKKVEQSCTPEEKGKLQNLVQSLETSLATAKVDEDEKRKADKQLKDLKIRLDGLEKMKELPQLKAEYDEKVKSLEEIINEYGDQTEKNMYLDQLRVIKEEGDLAVEKQDKVMLSRSLEQLQELSHKVLFSNPTSWVYMFNKIKETSHAWTSPKEAEYYMNKGQRALELGDAEELKRSVHNLMLLLPPSEQKMIQGNMSGITK